A portion of the Suricata suricatta isolate VVHF042 chromosome 11, meerkat_22Aug2017_6uvM2_HiC, whole genome shotgun sequence genome contains these proteins:
- the PELI3 gene encoding E3 ubiquitin-protein ligase pellino homolog 3 isoform X1, which yields MVLEGNPEVGSPRTSDLGHPGTQGSCVLSSPGEDAQPGEEPIKYGELIVLGCCEEGGEETEAQRGEVTGPRAHSCYNGCLASGDKGRRRSRLALSRRPHANGVKPDVMHHISTPLVSKALSNRGQHSISYTLSRSHSVIVEYTHDSDTDMFQIGRSTENMIDFVVTDTSPGGGAAEGPSAQSTISRYACRILCDRRPPYTARIYAAGFDASSNIFLGERAAKWRTPDGLMDGLTTNGVLVMHPAGGFSEDSAPGVWREISVCGNVYTLRDSRSAQQRGKLVENESNVLQDGSLIDLCGATLLWRTPAGLLRAPTLKQLEAQRQEANAARPQCPVGLSTLAFPSPARGRTAPDKQQPWVYVRCGHVHGYHGWGCRRERGPQERECPLCRLVGPYVPLWLGQEAGLCLDPGPPSHAFAPCGHVCSEKTARYWAQTPLPHGTHAFHAACPFCGAWLTGEHGCVRLIFQGPLD from the exons ATGGTCCTGGAAGGAAACCCTGAAGTGGGGTCTCCCCGAACCTCAGACCTCGGGCACCCAGGGACCCAGGGCTCTTGTGTCCTCTCTTCTCCTGGTGAAGATGCGCAGCCAGGCGAGGAGCCCATCAAGTATGGCGAACTCATCGTCCTGGG ATGCTgtgaggaaggaggtgaggaaaccgaggctcagagaggggaagtgactggcccaagggcacacagctg CTACAATGGATGTCTGGCAAGTGGGGACAAGGGCCGCCGGAGGAGCCGCCTGGCACTGAGCCGCCGGCCCCATGCCAACGGAGTGAAGCCAGACGTCATGCACCACATCTCCACACCGCTCGTCTCCAAG GCACTGAGTAACCGTGGCCAGCACAGCATCTCGTACACACTGTCCCGGAGCCACTCGGTCATAGTTGAGTACACACATGACAGTGACACAGACATGTTCCAG ATTGGCCGCTCCACTGAGAACATGATCGACTTTGTGGTAACAGACACATCGCCCGGAGGAGGGGCTGCCGAGGGTCCCTCTGCCCAGAGTACCATCTCCCGCTATGCCTGCCGCATCCTCTGTGACCGCCGGCCGCCCTACACTGCCCGCATCTATGCTGCTGGCTTCGATGCCTCCAGCAACATCTTCCTTGGA GAGCGGGCAGCCAAGTGGCGGACCCCCGACGGCCTGATGGACGGCTTAACCACCAATGGGGTCCTCGTGATGCACCCAGCAGGCGGCTTCTCGGAGGACTCGGCCCCGGGTGTCTGGAGGGAGATTTCGGTCTGTGGGAATGTATACACTCTGAGGGACAGCCGCTCAGCACAGCAGCGAGGGAAGCTG GTGGAAAACGAGTCTAATGTGCTTCAGGACGGCTCCCTCATTGACCTGTGTGGGGCCACGCTGCTGTGGCGCACGCCAGCCGGGCTGCTGAGGGCACCCACGCTGAAGCAGCTGGAGGCCCAGCGGCAGGAGGCGAACGCAGCACGGCCCCAGTGCCCCGTGGGCCTCAGCACCCTGGCCTTTCCCAGTCCGGCCCGTGGCCGCACAGCGCCCGACAAGCAGCAGCCGTGGGTCTACGTCCGTTGTGGCCACGTCCACGGCTACCACGGCTGGGGCTGTAGGAGAGAGCGGGGCCCCCAGGAACGTGAATGTCCTCTCTGTCGCCTCGTGGGACCCTATGTCCCCCTGTGGCTTGGCCAGGAGGCCGGCCTCTGTCTGGACCCTGGACCACCCAGCCATGCCTTTGCACCCTGCGGCCATGTCTGCTCTGAGAAGACTGCCCGCTACTGGGCCCAGACACCGCTGCCCCATGGCACCCACGCCTTCCACGCTGCCTGCCCCTTTTGTGGGGCCTGGCTCACCGGCGAGCATGGCTGTGTCCGCCTCATTTTCCAGGGGCCACTGGACTAG
- the PELI3 gene encoding E3 ubiquitin-protein ligase pellino homolog 3 isoform X3: MHHISTPLVSKALSNRGQHSISYTLSRSHSVIVEYTHDSDTDMFQIGRSTENMIDFVVTDTSPGGGAAEGPSAQSTISRYACRILCDRRPPYTARIYAAGFDASSNIFLGERAAKWRTPDGLMDGLTTNGVLVMHPAGGFSEDSAPGVWREISVCGNVYTLRDSRSAQQRGKLVENESNVLQDGSLIDLCGATLLWRTPAGLLRAPTLKQLEAQRQEANAARPQCPVGLSTLAFPSPARGRTAPDKQQPWVYVRCGHVHGYHGWGCRRERGPQERECPLCRLVGPYVPLWLGQEAGLCLDPGPPSHAFAPCGHVCSEKTARYWAQTPLPHGTHAFHAACPFCGAWLTGEHGCVRLIFQGPLD; the protein is encoded by the exons ATGCACCACATCTCCACACCGCTCGTCTCCAAG GCACTGAGTAACCGTGGCCAGCACAGCATCTCGTACACACTGTCCCGGAGCCACTCGGTCATAGTTGAGTACACACATGACAGTGACACAGACATGTTCCAG ATTGGCCGCTCCACTGAGAACATGATCGACTTTGTGGTAACAGACACATCGCCCGGAGGAGGGGCTGCCGAGGGTCCCTCTGCCCAGAGTACCATCTCCCGCTATGCCTGCCGCATCCTCTGTGACCGCCGGCCGCCCTACACTGCCCGCATCTATGCTGCTGGCTTCGATGCCTCCAGCAACATCTTCCTTGGA GAGCGGGCAGCCAAGTGGCGGACCCCCGACGGCCTGATGGACGGCTTAACCACCAATGGGGTCCTCGTGATGCACCCAGCAGGCGGCTTCTCGGAGGACTCGGCCCCGGGTGTCTGGAGGGAGATTTCGGTCTGTGGGAATGTATACACTCTGAGGGACAGCCGCTCAGCACAGCAGCGAGGGAAGCTG GTGGAAAACGAGTCTAATGTGCTTCAGGACGGCTCCCTCATTGACCTGTGTGGGGCCACGCTGCTGTGGCGCACGCCAGCCGGGCTGCTGAGGGCACCCACGCTGAAGCAGCTGGAGGCCCAGCGGCAGGAGGCGAACGCAGCACGGCCCCAGTGCCCCGTGGGCCTCAGCACCCTGGCCTTTCCCAGTCCGGCCCGTGGCCGCACAGCGCCCGACAAGCAGCAGCCGTGGGTCTACGTCCGTTGTGGCCACGTCCACGGCTACCACGGCTGGGGCTGTAGGAGAGAGCGGGGCCCCCAGGAACGTGAATGTCCTCTCTGTCGCCTCGTGGGACCCTATGTCCCCCTGTGGCTTGGCCAGGAGGCCGGCCTCTGTCTGGACCCTGGACCACCCAGCCATGCCTTTGCACCCTGCGGCCATGTCTGCTCTGAGAAGACTGCCCGCTACTGGGCCCAGACACCGCTGCCCCATGGCACCCACGCCTTCCACGCTGCCTGCCCCTTTTGTGGGGCCTGGCTCACCGGCGAGCATGGCTGTGTCCGCCTCATTTTCCAGGGGCCACTGGACTAG
- the PELI3 gene encoding E3 ubiquitin-protein ligase pellino homolog 3 isoform X2 — translation MVLEGNPEVGSPRTSDLGHPGTQGSCVLSSPGEDAQPGEEPIKYGELIVLGYNGCLASGDKGRRRSRLALSRRPHANGVKPDVMHHISTPLVSKALSNRGQHSISYTLSRSHSVIVEYTHDSDTDMFQIGRSTENMIDFVVTDTSPGGGAAEGPSAQSTISRYACRILCDRRPPYTARIYAAGFDASSNIFLGERAAKWRTPDGLMDGLTTNGVLVMHPAGGFSEDSAPGVWREISVCGNVYTLRDSRSAQQRGKLVENESNVLQDGSLIDLCGATLLWRTPAGLLRAPTLKQLEAQRQEANAARPQCPVGLSTLAFPSPARGRTAPDKQQPWVYVRCGHVHGYHGWGCRRERGPQERECPLCRLVGPYVPLWLGQEAGLCLDPGPPSHAFAPCGHVCSEKTARYWAQTPLPHGTHAFHAACPFCGAWLTGEHGCVRLIFQGPLD, via the exons ATGGTCCTGGAAGGAAACCCTGAAGTGGGGTCTCCCCGAACCTCAGACCTCGGGCACCCAGGGACCCAGGGCTCTTGTGTCCTCTCTTCTCCTGGTGAAGATGCGCAGCCAGGCGAGGAGCCCATCAAGTATGGCGAACTCATCGTCCTGGG CTACAATGGATGTCTGGCAAGTGGGGACAAGGGCCGCCGGAGGAGCCGCCTGGCACTGAGCCGCCGGCCCCATGCCAACGGAGTGAAGCCAGACGTCATGCACCACATCTCCACACCGCTCGTCTCCAAG GCACTGAGTAACCGTGGCCAGCACAGCATCTCGTACACACTGTCCCGGAGCCACTCGGTCATAGTTGAGTACACACATGACAGTGACACAGACATGTTCCAG ATTGGCCGCTCCACTGAGAACATGATCGACTTTGTGGTAACAGACACATCGCCCGGAGGAGGGGCTGCCGAGGGTCCCTCTGCCCAGAGTACCATCTCCCGCTATGCCTGCCGCATCCTCTGTGACCGCCGGCCGCCCTACACTGCCCGCATCTATGCTGCTGGCTTCGATGCCTCCAGCAACATCTTCCTTGGA GAGCGGGCAGCCAAGTGGCGGACCCCCGACGGCCTGATGGACGGCTTAACCACCAATGGGGTCCTCGTGATGCACCCAGCAGGCGGCTTCTCGGAGGACTCGGCCCCGGGTGTCTGGAGGGAGATTTCGGTCTGTGGGAATGTATACACTCTGAGGGACAGCCGCTCAGCACAGCAGCGAGGGAAGCTG GTGGAAAACGAGTCTAATGTGCTTCAGGACGGCTCCCTCATTGACCTGTGTGGGGCCACGCTGCTGTGGCGCACGCCAGCCGGGCTGCTGAGGGCACCCACGCTGAAGCAGCTGGAGGCCCAGCGGCAGGAGGCGAACGCAGCACGGCCCCAGTGCCCCGTGGGCCTCAGCACCCTGGCCTTTCCCAGTCCGGCCCGTGGCCGCACAGCGCCCGACAAGCAGCAGCCGTGGGTCTACGTCCGTTGTGGCCACGTCCACGGCTACCACGGCTGGGGCTGTAGGAGAGAGCGGGGCCCCCAGGAACGTGAATGTCCTCTCTGTCGCCTCGTGGGACCCTATGTCCCCCTGTGGCTTGGCCAGGAGGCCGGCCTCTGTCTGGACCCTGGACCACCCAGCCATGCCTTTGCACCCTGCGGCCATGTCTGCTCTGAGAAGACTGCCCGCTACTGGGCCCAGACACCGCTGCCCCATGGCACCCACGCCTTCCACGCTGCCTGCCCCTTTTGTGGGGCCTGGCTCACCGGCGAGCATGGCTGTGTCCGCCTCATTTTCCAGGGGCCACTGGACTAG